A window of Panicum virgatum strain AP13 chromosome 8K, P.virgatum_v5, whole genome shotgun sequence contains these coding sequences:
- the LOC120644771 gene encoding ADP-ribosylation factor-like protein 5 has product MGAWMSRVWFLMFPAREYKLVVVGLDNAGKTTTLYKLHLGEAVTAAPTIGSNVEEVVFKNLRFEVWDLGGQESLRTSWATYYRGTHAVIVVIDSTDRARINIIKDELFRLLQHADLEGAVVLVFANKQDLKDAMSPAEITDALSLHSIKNHDWHIQASCAITGEGLYDGLGWIAQKVAGKATAS; this is encoded by the exons ATGGGCGCGTGGATGTCGCGCGTGTGGTTCCTGATGTTCCCGGCGCGGGAGTACAAGCTCGTCGTGGTGGGGCTCGACAACGCTGGCAAGACCACCACGCTCTACAAGCTCCACCTCGGCGAGGCCGTCACCGCCGCGCCCACCATCGGCAGCAACGTCGAGGAGGTCGTCTTCAAGAACCTGCGCTTCGAG GTGTGGGATCTAGGTGGACAAGAGAGTTTACGAACTTCATGGGCAACATACTACCGAGGAACTCATGCTGTCATCGTAGTAATTGACAGCACCGACCGCGCTCGGATCAACATCATCAAGGACGAGCTCTTCCGGTTGCTCCAACACGCAGATCTGGAGGGTGCGGTGGTTCTCGTGTTTGCGAACAAGCAGGACCTTAAGGACGCCATGTCCCCCGCCGAGATCACCGATGCCCTCTCCCTTCACAGCATAAAGAACCATGACTGGCACATCCAGGCCTCGTGCGCCATCACCGGCGAGGGCCTGTACGACGGCCTGGGCTGGATCGCCCAGAAAGTTGCCGGCAAGGCGACGGCAAGCTGA